In the genome of Actinomycetes bacterium, the window AGTCGAGTCCGGAGAGTCGGCTGCGCTACGTATGGGTGGTCGAGGCAGGCCTGCCGGTACCGCTGGTCAACCCGGTGGTCCTCGACCTCGACGGTCGGTTCGTCGCCCGCACCGACCTGGTCGACCCGGAGGCCGGCACGGTCGGCGAGTACGACGGGTCGCAGCACCGCGAGCTGGCGCAGCACACGGCGGACAACGTCCGGGAAGAGGACGTCGAGGGGCTCAACCTCGAGGTGACCCGGTCGACGTCGCTCGACCTCTGGCCGCACCGGCGGCGACTGGTGGCCCGGCTGCAGGCCGCCCACCGACGGGGCACTGCGCGCGACCGGGCCAAGGACTCCTGGATCCTCCGACCGACCTGAGCGACTCCAGCGACTCAAGCGAGTCCCGTGAGCGGCCGCGCGCACGCCCGGGCCACTGACGCAGCCCTCTGTGGTGATCGTTTGCGACGTTCCTGGGGGCGACACGCCCGACCAATGGCGTGTCGCGGACGCGGACGTCGCAAACGATCATGCGGGGCGTTCGGGGCGGTTAGGGGACGGCGGACACTTCGCGGGGCCGCGGCCACGGGTTGGCTCGGCAGCCGGGCATCCTCGTGGAGTGCTGCTGCACAACCGGTGCCGGCCGGCCAGGGTCAGCCGAGCAGCTTGGTCATCCAGCGGTGCGGCAGGCCGGCGTCGTCGAAGACCGGCCCGTGCGCCGTGTAGCCGAGCCGCTCGTAGAACCCCAGCGCGTGGGTCTGGGCCGAGAGGACGACCACCCGCAGTCCCCGCTCGGCGGCCCGGGCCTCGATCGCCGCGACCAGGGCGACGCCCAGTGCGGTGCCGCGGGTCTCGGGCCGCACGGCCAGCCGGCCGAGGTGGCCGACCGGTCCCAGCGCCGGGTCCGCGTCGGCGAAGCCGGCCGGCTCGACGACCAGGCGGCCGGCGCCCACGGCACGGTCGGCCCGGCCGTCGTCGTAGGCCACGAAGTGGTCGGCGGTCTCGTCCAGCTCGTCCAGCTCCAGCTCGGCCGGCACCTGCTGCTCGGTGACGAACACGTCGTAGCGGACCCGGTAGGCCGCGGCCCGGTCGCTCTCGTCCTGCGCGACCCGGATCGTCCGCGCGGGGGTGCCACCCCTCACGACTCCGCCCGGAGCCGCTCGAGCGCCGTGGCCAGGTCATCCGGGTAGGTGCTGGTCAGGTCCAGGCGCTCCCCCGTGCCCGGGTGCTCGAACCCGAGCCGCACCGCGTGCAGCCACTGCCGCTCGAGGCGCAGCCGGGCGGCCAGCGTGGGATCGGCGCCGTAGGTGAGGTCGCCGACGCAGGGGTGCCGCAGCGCCGCCATGTGCACCCGGATCTGGTGGGTGCGCCCCGTCTCGAGGTTGATCTCGAGCAGGCTGGCCGACCGGTGCGCCTCGAGGGTGTCGTAGTGGGTGATGCTGGGCTTGCCGCCGGCGACGACGGCCCACTTCCAGTCCGCCGTCGGGTGGCGGTCGATGGGGGCGTCGACGGTGCCGGTCAGCGGGTCCGGGTGGCCCTGGACGAGGGCGTGGTACGTCTTGTCGACCTCGCGGTCCTTGAAGGCCCGCTTGAGGACTGTGTAGGCCCGCTCCGACTTGGCCACGACCATCAGGCCGCTGGTGCCCACGTCGAGCCGGTGCACGACACCCTGCCGCTCGGCCGCACCGCTGGTGGACACCCGGTACCCCGCTGCGGCGAGCCCGCCGACGACTGTCGCGCCGGTCCAGCCGGGACTGGGGTGGGCGGCGACGCCGACCGGCTTGTCGACGACCACGATGTCGTCGTCGTCATGGACCACGGTCATCCCTGGCACCGGCTCGGCGACGACTACCGGGGCCGAGGGCGGCGGCGGGAGGGTGACGTCCAGCCAGGAGCCGGCGTGCACCCGGTCGGACTTGCTGGCCCGGGCGCCGTCGACGAGGACGTCGCCGGCCACCACCAGCTCGGCCGCCTTGGAGCGGGACACCCCGAAGAGCCGCGACAGCGCCGCGTCCAGGCGTTCCCCGGCCAGGCCCTCGGGCACCGGCAGGGTGCGGTGGTCGCTCACCTGCCGAGGGTAGCCGCGGCCGGCACCGACTCCGTCCGGCCGGTCGGCGAGGTCAGTACGCCCCGCGGCGGCTGACCACCGCGTGCAGGGTCTTCCAGAGGATCTGGATGTCGCCCGCGAACGACCAGTTCTCGACGTAGTAGAGGTCGAGCCGGACGCTGTCCTCCCAGGACAGGTCGGACCGGCCGCTCACCTGCCAAAGGCCGGTGATGCCCGGCTTGACCAGCAGGCGGCGGGAGGTCGCCCGGCCGTACTGCTCGGTCTCGCTCTGCAGCGCCGGGCGGGGCCCGACCATGCTCATGTCGCCGAGGAGCACGTTGACCAGCTGCGGCAGCTCGTCGAGGCTGAAGCGGCGCAGGAACCGGCCGACCGGGGTGACCCGCGGGTCGTCGTGTCGCTTGAAGAGCAGGCCGTTGCCGTGGTTGACGTCGGCGACGTCCGGCAGCATCTCCTCGGCGTTGCACACCATCGTCCGGAACTTGTAGACGGTGAACATCGCGCCCTCACGGCCGACGCGGACCTGGCGGAAGATGACCGGGCCCTGGCTGGTGAGCCGGATTGCCGCGGCGATGAGCACGAGCACCGGGCTGATCGCGATCAGCGCCACGGCGGCGGTGATCCGGTCGAACGCCTCCTTGACCACGCGGGTGGGCCCGGTGAACTCCGGCTGCTCGACGTAGAGCAGCTGCAGGCCGGACACCGGGCGGACGTGCACCCGGGGGCCGGCCACGTCGGTGAGGGCCGGCGCGACGACGAGGTCGACGCCGGCGCCTTCCAGGTCCCAGCCCAGCCGCTTGAGCACGCCGCTGGTGAGCCCGCGCGAGGCGGTGACCGCGACCGTGTCGACCCCGAGCCGGGTGACCGCCTCAGGGACGCTGGTCAGCGAGCCGACCACCGGCACCGAGGCACCGGCCACGGCGTCACCGGGGGGCATGCAGGCACCGACGACCTTGAGCCCGGCGTAGGGCTCGCGCTCGAGCTCCGCCACCAGGTCCTCGACCTCCTCGCGCCCGCCGACCACAAGGACCCGGTGCGACCAGCGGCTGGAGCGCCGCCGCGCCTGGTGCAGCACCTTGCGGGCGGCCCAGCGGCCGAGGAGCAGCAGCGCGGTACCGATCATGAAGGACAGCCCGAAGGCCAGCCGGGAGAACTGGAAGCGGTTCATGTAGCAGACGACCGCCACGAGCCCCCAGAAGTACATGCTGGCCCTGACGACCCGGCGGTACTCGTCGCCGCCCACGCCCAGGATCCGCCCGTCGTACGTCCGGATGATCAGCAGGAACAGGACCCACGCGAGGGCCAGTGCCGGGCCGAGGACGAGGTACGACGTCGGGCGGATGTTCGCGACCTCGCTGGTGATCGAGATCGCCTTGTAGCCGGGGCCGAAGACCCAGCCCAGGGCGATGCCGATGGCGAGGGTGACGAGGACCGCGTCCAGGATCAGCAGGCGACGGCCGAGCCGTCGCAGCCACCGGGTGTCGGAGGCGACGGCGCGGTCGGCGAGGGAGACCACCACCGGCCGGTCGGCGGGTCGCTCGGCGGGGCCGTGCGGCTGTCTCTGGGACGGGGTCTGCGTCGGGTCGTCACGGACCGGCAGGCCCTGGCGCAGGGCGTCTTCGGGCGCCACGGAGCTCATACCGGTCCCCCTCCCTCTGTCGGTCCGACTGCCAGCTGGCCTGCCGTGGGTGCCGTGGACCGGTGGTCCCGATCGAGCACGAGCAGGGTAACGGACGGTCTGGGATCCGTCACATGAAGCCACATATTGTGATGAATGGGTGCGGATCGGACACTACCGCCCCGTCGGTCGAGTCCCACACCTGTAAGAGTCCCGAGCGGCCCGTTCGGTTCACCCGAATCTCGAGGAACTTGCGCCTCAGGCGTCCGGTGGCATGGTTCGGGGCGGTTCGTCCTCGGCCCCGGCCTGCTCGTGGTCAGTGAGCGCATCGACCCCCCGCGCGGAGAGCACCACCATGAGCACGCCGGCGACCACGATGGCCGAGTCCGCCAGGTTGAACACCGGCCACCGCGGCAGCTCGAGGAAGTCGACGACGTGCCCGCGACCGGGGCCGGGGCTGCGGAGCAGCCGGTCCATCAGGTTGCCCAGTGCTCCCCCGAGCACGAGTCCGAGCGCCACCGCCCACCATGCGCTGGTCAGGCGGCGGGCCATCCGCAGGATCACGAGGACCACGGCGACGGCGACGCAGGTGAAGACGATCGTCATGCCCTGGGCCATCCCGAACGCCGCGCCCGGGTTGCGGACCAGCCGGAGGGTGAGCAGCCCGCCGAGCAGGCTGACCGGCTCCCGGTCGCTGAGCTCCTCGACGGCCAGCAGCTTGCTGACGACGTCGAGAGCGAGCACGCCGGCCGCCACGGCGAGCAGGAGGGGCAGCCGGCCGAGGCCGCGGTCCCCGACCGACGCCGGGGCCGACGGATCGGGCTCGTTCAGCGGCGCTCCTCGCGCTGCTTGCACGTCATGCACAGGGTCGCCCGGGGAAACACCTGCAGGCGAGCCTTGCCGATCGGGTTGCCACAGTTCTCACAGACGCCGTAGGTGCCGTTGCCGATGCGGGCGAGAGCGCGCTCCGCCTGCACCAGCATGTCACGGGTGTTGTTGGCCAACGACATCTCGTGCTCACGCTCGAAGGTCTTGCTGCCGGCGTCAGCCGCGTCGTCGCCGGCGCCGTCGCCGGAGTCGCGCAGCATGTCGTCGATCTCGTGCTCGGCCATGTCCAGCTCGTCCCGCAGCCGGCGGACCTCGTCCCGCAGCTCGGTGCGCACCCCGTTGAGCTCGCCCTTGGTCCACGGGTCCTCGTCGGCCCGCACCACCAGCGCCTGGGGTCCCGCCGAGGGACCGGCCGGACCTGCCGAGCGACGGGCCGCCGACGGACGGCTGACCTGCTTCTTCGCCGCGGCGACCGGCCGGCCCTCCTCCAGGGCCTTCTTCGCGGCTGCCCGGGACGCAGCGGTCTGGGGCACCGGCTTGACCGGAGGGACGGGCGCGGGAGTCGTGGACGGAGCGGCGGCCGGCGGCGCCTTCTGCGCGGCGCGCTTGGTGGCCGGCGCCGCCTTCGTCGCAGCGTTCTTCGTCGCCGGAGCCGCCAGCCCGGGGGCCGTCTTCGTGGCCGCGGGCGCCTTCTTGGCCGGGGTCAGCTTCTTCGTGGCGGCCGTCTTCTTGGCGGGCGCCGTCTTCTTGGCGGGCGCCGACTTCTTGGCGCCGCTGTTCCTGGCGGGCGTTGCCTTCTTCGTGGCGGCCTGCTTCGTGGCGGCCGTCTTCTTGGCGGGCGCTGCCTTCTTCGTGGCGGCGACCTTCTTCGCCGGTGCCGCCTTCTTCGCTCTGGTCTTCTTGGCGGGTGCCGCCTTCTTCGCTCTGGTCTTCTTGGCCGGTGCCGCCTTCTTCGCTGCCGTCTTGTTCGCCGGTGCCGCCTTCTTCGCTGCGGTCTTCTTGGCGGGTGCCGACTTCTTCGCCGACGCGGCCTTCCTCGTGGCCGTCGTGGCCTTCGTCACCTTCGCCGTCTTCGCTGTCTTCGCCGCCTTCGCTGCCTTGGTGGATCTCGTCGCCGTGGCGGCGCGCGCGGGCGAGGGCGCCGCGGGGCGGCGCACCGGCGCCGACGCTCGACGGACGGCGGTCCGGGCGGCGGCGACCACCGAGCGCACCCGGGACGGGCGGCCCGCGCCGGTCGTGCTCGTGCCCCTGCTCTGCTCCGCCATCACGGCCCCCTTGCCGGCGACTACCTGGCGAACCGCGCCGATCTTGTGGCGCGACGGTGCCGGAAGGATAGGTCTCCGCAGGTCACGCGACAAATGACCACGCCGGGTGACCGGCCGACCGCTTCCTGCCACGGCAGCGGTCCGGCTGACTCAGCCGCCGGCGCGACGGAGCTCCCGGGCGAACACCCGAGCGATCTCCCGGTGCCCCTCGGTGCTCGGGTGGAAGCCGTCTGCCGCGGTCAACCCCGCCAGGTCGTCCTCCCGGGCGAGATCGACCAGCCGAGCGCCCTGACCACGTACGACCCGGGCGATAGCGGCGTTGAACGCCCGCACCGTGGCCTTCACCTGGGCCCGTGGCGGAACCACCGGCAGCCGACAGCTCACGCCGTCCACCGGGCGCCCACCGCTCCCGGCCAGGCAGGCCCGGTAGGCCGGCAGCCGCCACAGGTCCGGCACGTTGCCGACGAGCACCACCGCCCGGCCGCCCTGTCGCAGCGCCCGTACCAGGCCGGTGAGCTGCCGCTCGTAGCGCGCCACCGGGACACCGGCAACGGCGTCGTTGACGGCCAGCCAGACCGTCACCACGTCCGGCCGGGCTGCCAGCGCCGAGGGCAGCTGGGCGCTCAGCGCCGCCTGCAGGGTGCTCCCAGCGACCCCGACGTCGACGAAGCGGCTCTGCGGCAGGGCCCGCTCGTGCAGGACGCGGGGCCAGCCCTCGGTGGACGGGTCGTCCGCGCCGACTCCGACCGTCTCGCTCGCGCCCACCGCCACGTAGACCTCGGTCCCACCAGTCGGGCTCGGCGTGGCGGGCGAGGCGCTCTCGCCTGCGGAGGTGGCGGTCCCCGCCGCACCGGACCGTGGCGTCTCCGCTCCCCTGTCGGCCGGGTCTCCGGAGCAGGCGGCCAGCAGCCCCGCCGTCACCAGGAGCGCGAGGGTCGC includes:
- a CDS encoding GNAT family N-acetyltransferase, producing the protein MRGGTPARTIRVAQDESDRAAAYRVRYDVFVTEQQVPAELELDELDETADHFVAYDDGRADRAVGAGRLVVEPAGFADADPALGPVGHLGRLAVRPETRGTALGVALVAAIEARAAERGLRVVVLSAQTHALGFYERLGYTAHGPVFDDAGLPHRWMTKLLG
- a CDS encoding RluA family pseudouridine synthase; amino-acid sequence: MSDHRTLPVPEGLAGERLDAALSRLFGVSRSKAAELVVAGDVLVDGARASKSDRVHAGSWLDVTLPPPPSAPVVVAEPVPGMTVVHDDDDIVVVDKPVGVAAHPSPGWTGATVVGGLAAAGYRVSTSGAAERQGVVHRLDVGTSGLMVVAKSERAYTVLKRAFKDREVDKTYHALVQGHPDPLTGTVDAPIDRHPTADWKWAVVAGGKPSITHYDTLEAHRSASLLEINLETGRTHQIRVHMAALRHPCVGDLTYGADPTLAARLRLERQWLHAVRLGFEHPGTGERLDLTSTYPDDLATALERLRAES
- a CDS encoding sugar transferase, which gives rise to MSSVAPEDALRQGLPVRDDPTQTPSQRQPHGPAERPADRPVVVSLADRAVASDTRWLRRLGRRLLILDAVLVTLAIGIALGWVFGPGYKAISITSEVANIRPTSYLVLGPALALAWVLFLLIIRTYDGRILGVGGDEYRRVVRASMYFWGLVAVVCYMNRFQFSRLAFGLSFMIGTALLLLGRWAARKVLHQARRRSSRWSHRVLVVGGREEVEDLVAELEREPYAGLKVVGACMPPGDAVAGASVPVVGSLTSVPEAVTRLGVDTVAVTASRGLTSGVLKRLGWDLEGAGVDLVVAPALTDVAGPRVHVRPVSGLQLLYVEQPEFTGPTRVVKEAFDRITAAVALIAISPVLVLIAAAIRLTSQGPVIFRQVRVGREGAMFTVYKFRTMVCNAEEMLPDVADVNHGNGLLFKRHDDPRVTPVGRFLRRFSLDELPQLVNVLLGDMSMVGPRPALQSETEQYGRATSRRLLVKPGITGLWQVSGRSDLSWEDSVRLDLYYVENWSFAGDIQILWKTLHAVVSRRGAY
- the lspA gene encoding signal peptidase II, whose protein sequence is MQAARGAPLNEPDPSAPASVGDRGLGRLPLLLAVAAGVLALDVVSKLLAVEELSDREPVSLLGGLLTLRLVRNPGAAFGMAQGMTIVFTCVAVAVVLVILRMARRLTSAWWAVALGLVLGGALGNLMDRLLRSPGPGRGHVVDFLELPRWPVFNLADSAIVVAGVLMVVLSARGVDALTDHEQAGAEDEPPRTMPPDA
- a CDS encoding TraR/DksA C4-type zinc finger protein, which codes for MPQTAASRAAAKKALEEGRPVAAAKKQVSRPSAARRSAGPAGPSAGPQALVVRADEDPWTKGELNGVRTELRDEVRRLRDELDMAEHEIDDMLRDSGDGAGDDAADAGSKTFEREHEMSLANNTRDMLVQAERALARIGNGTYGVCENCGNPIGKARLQVFPRATLCMTCKQREERR
- a CDS encoding SGNH/GDSL hydrolase family protein, encoding MLRPSRPVAATLALLVTAGLLAACSGDPADRGAETPRSGAAGTATSAGESASPATPSPTGGTEVYVAVGASETVGVGADDPSTEGWPRVLHERALPQSRFVDVGVAGSTLQAALSAQLPSALAARPDVVTVWLAVNDAVAGVPVARYERQLTGLVRALRQGGRAVVLVGNVPDLWRLPAYRACLAGSGGRPVDGVSCRLPVVPPRAQVKATVRAFNAAIARVVRGQGARLVDLAREDDLAGLTAADGFHPSTEGHREIARVFARELRRAGG